TCTCAAAGGACTTGATTCCAAAGTCGGTCCGGAAATGAGATCTACTGGGGAAGGAATTGCTCTTGCAGATTCAATAGCAGAAGGCTTGAAAAAGGTATTCCATCCGACATTGAAAAAAGTCGAGAATAAACAAATTATCATAAAATCTGACAACTTCGACATTGCTATAAAGCAAAAGGCAGAGGCAGTTGGATTAACAGTAAAAACAGCAGAGGAAGCTGGACCGCTGTTGGCTGAAGACCAAACAGTCGCGTTTTATAACCCAGAAAATGGAGCAGATGACAAGCTTCTCCGTGAAACAGCAACAAGAAATCGTCTAATTACATTTACACAACAGGAAAGCTTAGAGGCATTCATTGAGTCCTTTAAAGCAGACTCTATTTCTGTCCAATCTATTAATGAATGGCATAATAAATCGAAAAAGGGTGTGAGCACCGTATGATATTAACGTCACTAACAGACTTGAAGGGCAAAGACTTACTCACATTGGCTGAATACTCTTCAGAGACAATTGTCGAGCTTGTTAATAAAGCGAAGGAATTGAAAGAAGCACATTTAAATGGAGAAATAATCACACCATTAAAAGGAAAAACGCTTGGAATGATTTTTGAAAAGTCCTCAACAAGAACAAGAGTTTCCTTTGAAACTGGAATGTTTCAGCTCGGGGGGCAGGCCCTTTTCTTAAGCTCCCGCGACTTGCAAATTGGAAGAGGAGAACCTATTTCTGATACGGCAAAGGTTTTATCTCAATATGTGGATGCGATTATGATTAGAACATTTGCACATGAAACGGTCGAAGAATTGGCAGAACATGCTACAATCCCTGTCATTAATGGATTAACAGATCTTCATCATCCATGCCAAGCGCTGGCTGATTTGCTGACTATTCTTGAGGTGAAGGGGACTCTGCAAGGGCTGAAGCTAGCTTATATTGGCGATGGAAATAATGTCGCACATTCGCTCATGATTGCTTGCGCAAAAGTTGGAATAGATATCGCTGTAGCAACACCAGCAAATTATGAGCCGAACGAGGAAATTGTTGCTTTAGCAAAAAGCTTTGCAATGATAAGCGGGAGCGCCGTTTCCATTGTCCAAGATCCAGTGGAAGCAGTGAAAGATGCAGATGCTATCTATGCAGACGTTTGGACCAGCATGGGTCAAGAAGAAGAAAACGAACAAAGACTAAAGGATTTCCAAGGTTTCCAAGTTAATAAAGAGCTCGTCGCACATGCTAAAGCTGATTACATGTTCCTTCACTGCCTGCCTGCACACAGGGAAGAGGAAGTAACAGCTGAAATCATTGACGGACCGAACTCGTACGTATTTCAAGAAGCAGGGAACAGAATGCATGCCCAAAAAGCATTGCTTGTTGAATTATTGAGTTAAGTTTCTAAAGCCTATTTCGATAGGCTTTTTTCTTTATGCTTATTATCTCCATTAAACTAATAATAAATTAGCGTTAATGAAGTTAATAATTTCCGTTATTAGCTTGGAAAAACGGGAAATAATAATAATGCAGTTCATGAAAGACACTGTGGATCTTTAAAGCTTAGGAGGGTTTATATGGGACAAAATAGACAGTTTCGACCAGGGCAGAAAGCCCCGAATAACGGTGTATATATAGAAATCGGTGAAACAGGAAGTAATGTCAATAATCCCCAAAAACTGAAATTGAAAGCTGGAGATCGTTTCCCAGAAACA
This DNA window, taken from Niallia sp. Man26, encodes the following:
- the argF gene encoding ornithine carbamoyltransferase, whose product is MILTSLTDLKGKDLLTLAEYSSETIVELVNKAKELKEAHLNGEIITPLKGKTLGMIFEKSSTRTRVSFETGMFQLGGQALFLSSRDLQIGRGEPISDTAKVLSQYVDAIMIRTFAHETVEELAEHATIPVINGLTDLHHPCQALADLLTILEVKGTLQGLKLAYIGDGNNVAHSLMIACAKVGIDIAVATPANYEPNEEIVALAKSFAMISGSAVSIVQDPVEAVKDADAIYADVWTSMGQEEENEQRLKDFQGFQVNKELVAHAKADYMFLHCLPAHREEEVTAEIIDGPNSYVFQEAGNRMHAQKALLVELLS
- a CDS encoding YjzC family protein, coding for MGQNRQFRPGQKAPNNGVYIEIGETGSNVNNPQKLKLKAGDRFPETSNHNRLWSYQRRP